In Setaria viridis chromosome 5, Setaria_viridis_v4.0, whole genome shotgun sequence, the genomic stretch TATTATATGAAAAATAGTTCAACAATTCTCGAAATGCCGCTCAGCAATTTAGAAAAACTACCTCAacatttatatgaaaaatgttggaaaataTCATATTCAACATTTCTTAAGATCTAGTTCAACATTATTGGAAAAATTGTTTCAACATTTGCATGTAAATGTTGAGGtaatatagaaaaaatattgaaACAGTTAGTATATATGTTGAAATGGTTTATGCGAAATGCTGAATacatattttttattaaaaaatatgtatATTGGATCTCATTTTATTACATTAATTCTAAATAATCTCATAGTTTAAACGGATACGGAAAATGATGAACAGTTGAAGAGACAAGCCCGCCTCCCACAGCCCATGTGACAGCGACATGCCCGGCAAGCGTGTGAGATGGAGAAAAAAACCAGCACGGTTCACTTCGTAAGCGCGCGAAGGTTAATCGACTTCCCACCTTCCGGAAGATAGATAGGATTTCCGGTACTGTAGTGCATGCAACGCAACACTTGATCTTGGCCCACAGTGTGTTCCGGGCACAGCCCACGGTGAATTTGGACGGTGTAGCAGCCCATGTTCGGGTCGGATAAAAGATGTTCCCGGCCCGTTTGTATTGCAGACGTACCTGGGCCAGGTTACCGGACTTGAGCACCCCCTGatgcgcgcacacacacacgcaGCCAGCTTAGCCTTTTCTCCCCCCAGAGCCTAGCCCAACCCAACCCCCAACAAGAAGAGTGTGATTCGTCGCTTCCATCCTAAGCAACCGCCCCCCGTGCCGTGCCGTCTCCGTGCGTAGCCTCCACGCGTCCCGTCACGTGTCCCGCAACCGCCCCCGACCTCCATCGAGTCCCCAAAGGTCCAAACCCAACCGACCGACCGGGCGGCGATTCAGCGAGTcctccccaccccacccctTCCCTTTCCCCGCCCGTTACGCAGAGCAAACCCCCCGCCACGAAGCAAAATCGAAGCAAATCGCAAGCACTTCTCCGCCAGAGCATGCGCGTTGCCGCGACGcgactcgccgccgcccccgctccgctccccctcctcctgctcctcttcctcgtctCCGCGCCCCTCGCCATCGTAGCGGCAGCCATGGCCGGCCACGTCCTCGGCGGCGTGAAGGagaaccccgccgccgccaacagCGCCGAATCCGACGGGCTCGGCCGCTTCGCCGTCGACGAGCACAACAAGCGCGAGGCAAGTAGCAACCGTACCGCCGCGCTCTCCTTCCCCACTTTCCCCGGTGCCTCATCCCCTTTTCGGGGTGCTCGGCGATTTGGTCGATTGGTGCGGTGGGGGCTCTCTTCTGATTTGGGGGAGATCAGAGGGTTTTGCTTATCTATCTGCGCGATTGCAGAATGCGCTGCTGGAGTTCGTGCGCGtggtggaggccaaggagcagGTGGTGGCCGGCACGTTGCACCACCTCACGCTCGAGGCCATCGAGGccgggaagaagaaggtgtacgaGGCCAAGGTCTGGGTCAAGCCATGGCTCGACTTCAAGGAGCTCCAGGACTTCGTCCACAAAGGGGACGCCACAACTTTCACCAACGCCGACCTCGGCGCCAAGAAAGGTTCGCGCGCTCCCGCTCATGTGACCTTTGCTATTATTGCTGCGGTTGGCCATATTTTGTAGATATGCCTTGTTGTGCTAGTTGGACATGGGTAATGTCTTAATTCGAATGGATTATGGATGGCTGATCTAGTTTGGAGTGATCGTGGGCACATTAAATCTAAATCCCAACAGATGCCAAATAACCGTTATGACAAGCATTGTCCGGCAGGCTGGATCTTTTCTACTTAAAATATTGTTATTAGAGTAAATTTCACCAGCGGTCCTTAGACTTGTCCGGAGCTCTCATCCGTGGTCCTTAGACTTATCCCGCTCTCATCCACCAAAACTTTGAGTTGGATTTGAACTTCAAATCcacatgatttttttaatcaatttTGAATGGGATTTGAACTTGGTTTCAATTCCTCATGAATTTCGGATTGAATTTGAGTGGGAGTTGAGCTTTTAGGATTTGAATCCCACTCAAATTGATCCAAAGTTCATGAGTATTTGAAACCAAGTTTGGATCCCATTcaaaattaataaaaaatacATGAGGATTTTAAACCAAGTTCAAATCCCACTCAAAAGTTTTAGTGGATGAGAGCTTTGGGACAAGTTTAGGGACTGTTATGTGTATTTGGACCGGGATGAGAGCTCGGGACAAGTTGAAGGACCAGGATGAGAGCTTGGGACAACTTTAAGGACCGTCATGAgcattttgagagtacc encodes the following:
- the LOC117858830 gene encoding cysteine proteinase inhibitor 12, encoding MRVAATRLAAAPAPLPLLLLLFLVSAPLAIVAAAMAGHVLGGVKENPAAANSAESDGLGRFAVDEHNKRENALLEFVRVVEAKEQVVAGTLHHLTLEAIEAGKKKVYEAKVWVKPWLDFKELQDFVHKGDATTFTNADLGAKKGGHEPGWREVPIEDPVVKDAAHHAVKSIQERSNSLFPYELLEIVRAKAQVVEDFAKFDILMKLKRGSKEEKIKAEVHKSLEGAFVLNQHQPAEQEESSSQ